A segment of the Pseudomonadota bacterium genome:
TGCTCGACCTCGGCGGACGCACAGGCCACTCCCAGGGCGATGGCGTGGTCGGGGTCGGTGGCGAATCCCGCCTCGATGGTATGGCCCTCCGCACGCACGAATGAAACCCCGAAAAGATCGGCCGACGACGACCGCTGCAGACGCTGCGTGACCTCGGCGGCATCATCGGTCTCGAACACGTCGACGTCGGGCCGGCGCGAAGACCCGCCTTGTTCAGCGGTGGCGCTCCCCCCCTCCGCAGACGAGAGCCGCAAGCGCTCCACCACCCGCCGGAACTCGAGCCGCTCGAGGATGTCGCGCGCGCTCAGCGGCACGCCGGACCACTGACACCCCTCCCAGTCGATCTCGAGCGGAACGGCCGTGTTGATTGTGGCAATGGCCTTGAAGCGGTGCATGATCTCCGCGCTCTCCACGAGCCGATCACGCCATCGCTGGGGAAGGGCCTCCGGGTGTTCGAGCATCGCCTCGACGGTGCCGAACTCCCCGATGAGCTTCGAGGCGGTTCCCTTTCCGATGCCCTCGACGCCAGGGATGTTGTCGGAGCTGTCGCCCGCCAGCGCCTTGAAATCGGGGATGCGCGCCGGCTCGAAGCCGAAGCGCTCCACCACCCCCGGAACATCGTAGCGCACCGTATCGGTGATGCCGCGCACCGTGGCCATGACGCGCACATGCGCATCGACCAGCTGCAGCAGGTCGAGATCACCGCTGACCAGCACCACCTCGTCGAACCCCTCAGCCTCAGCTCGCCTGGCCAGGGTGCCGATGCAATCGTCGGCCTCGTGCTCCGTCGTCGCATAGATGGGGATCTGGAAGGCCGTGACGAGCTCCTCGATGACCGGGAGCTGCGTGGTGAGATCTTCCGGCATGCGGTCGCGCCCGCCCTTGTAGTCGGCGTAGACCGCCGTGCGCGAGAGCGGGCGGCCGCGATCGAACGAGACCGCGACGTGCGTGGGCTGCTCGGTGTCGATGGACTTGAGCAGCATGTTGGTGAAGCCGAGAACCGCGTTCACGGGCTCGCCCTGACGCGTGGTGAGCTTCGGCATCGCGTAGAAGGCGCGATAGGCGAGGCTGTGGCCGTCGACCAGCATGAGACGTCTCTTGGCGGGCGAGTCAGACATGGCGCGCAGTTTCTGCCCCCCTTCGGAGGGTTCCTCCGCGAGGGCAGGCGACTGCGCCGAACGCCGAGACAGAGAGCGCCAGGGGCGTGGCCTCAGCGTGGGCGAACCGATCAGGCGATGCGGTGGGCGCTCAAGGTTCGGGAATCGGTGGGTTCAGCGGAACGCGCCGCGCGATGTCATACGCGCAGCCTTCGATGAGGATGTGCGTGCGCACGTTGTAGATCGACAGCGGCACGTTCGTGTTGTCGACGAACGGCACATTCGTGTAGGTGATCTCACCCCCATCGAGGACGGTCACGGTGCCGCTCCCACAGACGCTGAAGGTCTTGTCCGGCAGGATGTGGCACGCCGTGTCCTCGTCGATGCCGATGCCGAGCAGGAAGGGGTTGTGCGCCACCACCGTGAGCAGGCGGCCGATGCGACGCCGAGCCGAGAAGTGCTGGTCGACCACCACGTTCTTCAGCAGCCCGAGACCGGCCCCCACCATGACCTTGCCCTTTCGCGGGGACAGGCCGGTGGTGCCGGACATGATCATGTGGCGAGACACGGCCGACGCGCCCGCGCTCGTTCCCCCCACCACCCCGCCGCGCTCATACATGCGGTAGAGCGCCTGAGACAGCGTGGTTCCGCCGATGGCGCTCGTGAGCGCCAGCTGGTTGCCACCGGTGAAGAAGGCGCCGGTGAGCTGCTCCATGAAGCGGACATACTTGGGATTGAAGGCGTCGTTGCGCGACATGATGGGCATGGCGTAGACATCGCGCACCCCGAGACCACGGAACAGCTCGACGTAGACATCAGCCGCCTGTGGGGAATGGGGCTTGGCGGTGGCCAGCACGCCGATGCTGGCCGACGAACCGCCGCACAGCTCGACGAAGCGGCGCAGAACGCGCATGGCGCCCTTCTTGTCTTCAGCGCCCCCGATGATGAAGAGCGAGCCCTTGACCGATGAGTCTGAGCTCTGGCTCTCGTGGGGTGCGCCTTGCGAGAGGCGGGCCAGGGCCTGCGCTCTCGCGGCTTCTTTGGCGTCAGATGCGCGGGAGGTGCTGTCGATCTTGCTCACGTCGCGCCCGGTTCGGCGAAAACCCCATCAAATCCTGGCAG
Coding sequences within it:
- a CDS encoding cyanophycinase, producing MSKIDSTSRASDAKEAARAQALARLSQGAPHESQSSDSSVKGSLFIIGGAEDKKGAMRVLRRFVELCGGSSASIGVLATAKPHSPQAADVYVELFRGLGVRDVYAMPIMSRNDAFNPKYVRFMEQLTGAFFTGGNQLALTSAIGGTTLSQALYRMYERGGVVGGTSAGASAVSRHMIMSGTTGLSPRKGKVMVGAGLGLLKNVVVDQHFSARRRIGRLLTVVAHNPFLLGIGIDEDTACHILPDKTFSVCGSGTVTVLDGGEITYTNVPFVDNTNVPLSIYNVRTHILIEGCAYDIARRVPLNPPIPEP